The Chloroflexota bacterium DNA segment CTTCACTGTCAAAGCCCACCTGCGTTCCATCTTTAGCAAGCTCGACGTTTCCTCCCGCACGGCGGCCGCCCGCTACGCTATTGACCACCAGCTCGTTTGAGCAATTCGGTCAATTCCGCCTATAGTTCTCCAAAATAGTTCGTTGGAACGATGCGCCCTAACCCCTAGCAAGGTATGCTGTCGGTAATCAATCGTTCCAATCAACCACAAGGAGATCAAACCCATGACAACCGAAACGAACAAAACCATTGTTCATCGCATCTTTGAAGAAGGCTTCAACCAGAACAAGCCCCGGGTGTGGGACGAGTTGATCGCCCCCAACTACGTCAACCACGACTTCCCCACTCCCGCCCCAGGCGCAGAGGGATTCAAAATGGTCGCGGGTATGTTCCTCACCGCTTTCCCCGACCTGCATGCTACCCTTGAGGGCACTGTGGCCGAAGGCGATCGAGTGGCGACGCGCGGCTACTTCACCGGCACCCACAAGGGCGAGTTCAATGGCATCCCCGCGACCGGCAAGTCAGTGAACGTGAAGTACATTGACGTTTGGCGGCTGGAGAACGGCAAAGCCGTAGAGAACTGGGTGCAGATGGATATGGCGGGCCTGATGCAACAACTGGGCGTGATGCCCGCCCCGGCCCAGGCCTAACTCTGATTCTCAACTTCTATCTTTATCGAGGAGGATACTCTCATGTCAACCGACCACAATAAAGCCATTGCTCGTAACCATTATCAGAACACCCGCAACCTGGAAGCCGCCTTTGAGCTGATTTCTCCGAATGTCGTGTTTCAGGCGCTGCCCGGGCTGCCTCCCACTTACGAGGGCTGGAAACAAGGTCATGCAATGTTCCTGGGCGCTTTCCCCGATCAGCAGGTGACTATCGAAGACGAAATTGCTGAAGGCGATACAGTGGTGACTCGTTGGACGTTCTCCGGCACTCACCAGGGCGCGC contains these protein-coding regions:
- a CDS encoding ester cyclase; its protein translation is MTTETNKTIVHRIFEEGFNQNKPRVWDELIAPNYVNHDFPTPAPGAEGFKMVAGMFLTAFPDLHATLEGTVAEGDRVATRGYFTGTHKGEFNGIPATGKSVNVKYIDVWRLENGKAVENWVQMDMAGLMQQLGVMPAPAQA
- a CDS encoding ester cyclase, which encodes MSTDHNKAIARNHYQNTRNLEAAFELISPNVVFQALPGLPPTYEGWKQGHAMFLGAFPDQQVTIEDEIAEGDTVVTRWTFSGTHQGALMGIPATGKHVAVKGISVDRIGDGKVVEHLAQIDMVSLMQQLGAIPAPQTA